Proteins encoded together in one Porites lutea chromosome 2, jaPorLute2.1, whole genome shotgun sequence window:
- the LOC140927185 gene encoding cyclic GMP-AMP synthase-like receptor 1 → MTRNFGDDELQRLYKKAEFNREHKEVKKIEKRIRRLVDEISAYIGREDPLFKNFVIPSGSFYEDLKVEGPDEFDFMICLEQLSSPGVCVTKDIPMRPVPDPGYVDVQLSNEDYRNRWQRYISRRGNLKPDVLLRRFKQLVEKAIANQERSSRDELDEYVNIQLRKIPITIKVRWHGKKYSNYEVAVDLTLCIKMSGWPDASDIKERVSRGHPGYEAFREAVAEGYHLVASTIGESGKPRPCWRLSFSIPERVILKHICKNPKLIHKVTLKVLKVLRKENEDFLCLFESPGDELASFHITWVFHSYVLKTMLLREWTDFPEDSYWTKNQLGKRVKSILERIRSSVVRKDIQSFWVPGYKLFNFRARKPTNTKHCVDNLGILLDKLDLSKCKHVAEFSVPKYTPKSQIDIVTVDPVDFVDPTEFVDPVDFMDPVDPVDFVDPTEFVDPVDFIDTTDLVDFADPIDFLDPVDFMDPIDPVDTIGFEDFIDPVDPIDLIDPTDFVDPVDFLDL, encoded by the coding sequence ATGACGCGCAACTTCGGGGACGATGAATTGCAACGCCTTTACAAAAAAGCAGAGTTTAATAGAGAGCACAAGGAGGTAAAGAAAATCGAGAAAAGAATTAGACGTTTAGTTGACGAAATCTCTGCCTATATAGGCCGCGAGGAtccactttttaaaaactttgtaatCCCCAGCGGAAGTTTTTATGAAGATCTTAAAGTCGAAGGACCCGATGAATTCGATTTTATGATTTGTTTAGAGCAGCTTTCCTCTCCTGGTGTTTGTGTTACGAAGGATATTCCCATGAGACCGGTCCCCGATCCCGGCTACGTGGATGTTCAACTGTCCAACGAAGATTATCGTAATCGGTGGCAAAGGTACATTTCCAGGCGAGGAAATCTCAAACCTGATGTTCTCTTGAGAAGATTTAAACAACTAGTCGAGAAAGCCATAGCTAATCAAGAGCGGTCTTCCAGGGATGAGTTAGATGAATATGTCAATATTCAGCTCAGAAAAATCCCGATAACGATCAAGGTTAGATGGCATGGCAAGAAGTACTCGAACTATGAAGTAGCTGTAGATTTAACTCTGTGTATTAAAATGTCAGGATGGCCGGACGCTTCAGATATAAAGGAACGAGTCAGCAGGGGGCACCCTGGATATGAAGCGTTCAGAGAGGCTGTAGCTGAGGGCTATCATCTCGTGGCGTCAACTATTGGAGAATCCGGCAAGCCTCGGCCATGTTGGCGTTTATCATTTTCAATTCCCGAAAGAGTTATACTCAAGCACATCTGCAAGAATCCGAAACTCATTCATAAGGTGACGCTTAAGGTTCTCAAGGTGCTGCGGAAGGAAAATGAGGATTTTTTATGTCTTTTTGAAAGCCCTGGTGACGAGTTGGCGTCTTTCCACATAACATGGGTGTTCCATTCGTACGTGTTAAAGACAATGTTGTTAAGGGAATGGACTGATTTCCCGGAAGATTCATATTGGACCAAAAATCAACTAGGAAAACGAGTCAAGAGCATTTTGGAAAGGATTCGAAGTAGCGTGGTTCGCAAAGATATTCAAAGTTTCTGGGTTCCAGGTTATAAACTTTTTAATTTCCGAGCAAGAAAGCCAACCAACACGAAACATTGCGTGGACAACCTTGGCATTCTCTTAGATAAACTAGATCTTTCTAAGTGTAAGCATGTCGCGGAATTCAGTGTCCCTAAATATACCCCTAAGTCACAAATAGATATAGTAACAGTAGATCCTGTAGATTTTGTAGATCCTACAGAGTTTGTAGACCCTGTAGATTTTATGGATCCTGTAGATCCTGTAGATTTTGTAGATCCCACAGAGTTTGTTGATCCTGTAGATTTTATAGATACTACAGATCTTGTAGATTTTGCAGACCCTATAGATTTTTTAGATCCTGTAGATTTTATGGATCCTATAGATCCTGTAGATACTATAGGTTTTGAAGATTTTATAGATCCTGTAGATCCTATAGATCTTATAGATCCTACAGATTTTGTAGATCCTGTAGATTTTTTAGATCTATAG
- the LOC140926403 gene encoding uncharacterized protein has translation MRTNLFDLHDPTRLLQYRTDTNWTEKEIVSRTFVFLTQTEQCLPPMLLYHLKLSTDMTCRCDVIVLSYKRKCLKEKPPHVTYLFDNTTTWGSGRNKLFFLAMNRRPGYTYFIFTDDDVSLKFNSAATPYMKHFSPIRIFQEWLLDYEPAVGVVDYELRKEGQNVRNKMKTNCGISNTTSLANPTIFYDPVFNAFHARAARHIFPLDTIHERLTWWLTDKYVCSAVELKFRGQALLFFPVTIENSLHRSYPRSLRGTRRAWQEFIKIIQQEAPAKYVNQSLFGEFTKDPFGYVKTSKTYCRKVTRHQRIVPFAHFDEESQEEVSQSN, from the coding sequence ATGAGAACTAATCTCTTCGATCTACACGATCCAACACGTCTGCTTCAGTATCGGACTGACACGAATTGGacggaaaaagaaattgtttctcgaacatttgtttttcttacgCAGACAGAACAGTGTCTCCCACCGATGCTGCTTTATCATCTGAAGCTGTCCACTGATATGACATGTCGATGCGATGTGATAGTGTTGAGCTATAAGAGAAAATGTCTGAAGGAGAAACCGCCCCATGTAACGTATTTATTTGACAATACAACTACTTGGGGCTCGGGGCGAAATAAGCTGTTTTTTCTTGCAATGAACAGAAGGCCAGGCTATACATACTTCATATTCACTGACGACGATGTGTCTCTTAAGTTTAACAGTGCTGCTACCCCGTATATGAAACATTTTTCGCCAATTCGAATTTTCCAAGAATGGCTTTTGGATTATGAACCAGCAGTTGGTGTTGTTGACTATGAGCTGCGAAAAGAAGGGCAGAACGTTCGAAACAAGATGAAAACCAACTGTGGAATTAGCAACACCACCTCTCTGGCCAATCCAACGATCTTCTATGACCCTGTGTTTAACGCTTTTCACGCGCGCGCCGCTCGCCACATTTTCCCACTTGATACCATACACGAAAGACTGACCTGGTGGCTTACCGACAAATATGTCTGTTCAGCAGTGGAGCTGAAATTTCGTGGACAAGCGCTCCTGTTTTTTCCAGTGACCATTGAGAACTCACTACATCGCAGTTATCCAAGATCGCTTAGAGGAACTAGAAGAGCTTGGCAAGAGTTTATTAAAATCATCCAACAGGAGGCACCTGCCAAATATGTGAACCAAAGTTTATTTGGCGAATTCACAAAAGATCCATTTGGTTACGTAAAGACCTCCAAGACCTACTGCAGAAAGGTGACTCGTCATCAACGCATCGTTCCATTTGCGCATTTTGATGAAGAAAGTCAGGAAGAGGTGTCTCAGTCAAATTAA